A genomic region of Colletotrichum destructivum chromosome 1, complete sequence contains the following coding sequences:
- a CDS encoding Putative carbohydrate-binding WSC, translating into MAPIVRALAALAAATLLTQVTATTTELPPCLDAFQPFAYAGCFKEKGTQNENALDFRSSSDQTKNTVEKCVAECKGNSYRYAGLTYHGVCYCSQTVNSPLLDEDSCNFPCTANNTQTCGGDGAFSVWQDPTFPSSAGVSINDFKSIGCYTDDTDHGRTIAERQDQVAFDTMTPALCLQACADDGYPFAGVEYGGECYCGVVMGNYTQPATSDKCNVPCTGDNTKNCGGAGHVEIYVASKLRSLEPCGFVPPVNSVSSSTASIPSTSSAPPSSSSITSTTVSTQAPPSTTTKPATTTVSTQAPPSTTTKPATTTTTAQVCTTTIVTPATCEYGCGNWCNKNLPDFDDADSCTKAHNSCKLQVNACLKGAGWPGSASCMEFKAWCNDVNSYCSSSCKGKGSCSKKDCYSKKVPKGYKPGTTSVSTFACPSKPTSTASPVTTIVPPPPTGVCKQPSSWWFNYGPGNPVGGIEIPIVTCNDVADDFKAGNQFKLYTESDSRKCKSFGRNNVPNVCQEACKEQYDECNNTYAQGCKTYNNRRGRRDAAAVYARAPEFAKRWFFADTFSVALNKCKIQYTDCLIENRNSYAANKCGSFATGY; encoded by the exons ATGGCTCCCATCGTTCGAGCCCTCGCTGCTCTCGCAGCGGCTACTCTCCTTACACAGGTCACCGCGACTACCACGGAGCTGCCGCCCTGTCTCGACGCCTTCCAGCCCTTTGCCTACGCTGGTTGCTTCAAGGAAAAGGGTACCCAGAACGAGAACGCTCTTGACttccgctcctcctccgaccaGACCAAGAACACTGTCGAGAAGTGTGTCGCTGAGTGCAAGG GAAACAGCTACCGTTATGCTGGTCTTACCTACCACGGTGTCTGCTACTGCAGTCAGACTGTCAACAGCCCCCTCCTCGATGAGGACAGTTGCAACTTCCCGTGCACTGCCAATAACACTCAGACGtgtggcggcgatggagccTTCTCCGTCTGGCAAGACCCCACGTTCCCGTCTTCTGCCGGTGTCAGCATCAATGATTTCAAGTCTATCGGCTGTTACACTGACGACACCGATCATGGGCGCACCATTGCTGAGCGACAGGACCAGGTTGCCTTCGACACCATGACTCCCGCCCTCTGCCTGCAAGCTtgcgccgacgacggctaCCCCTTCGCCGGTGTTGAGTACGGCGGTGAGTGCTATTGCGGTGTAGTCATGGGCAACTACACGCAGCCCGCCACGTCGGATAAGTGCAACGTGCCCTGCACGGGAGACAACACCAAGAACTGTGGTGGCGCTGGACACGTCGAGATCTACGTCGCCAGCAAGCTCCGGTCTCTTGAGCCCTGCGGTTTTGTTCCTCCCGTGAACTCGGTCTCTTCTTCCACCGCCAGCATCCCTTCCACCAGCAGTGCTCCCCCCAGCTCTTCCAGCATCACCTCGACGACAGTCTCTACCCAGGCTCCTCCTTCGACCACCACAAAGCCTGCCACGACGACAGTCTCTACCCAGGCTCCTCCTTCGACCACCACCAAGCCtgccacgacgacgaccactGCTCAGGTctgcaccaccaccattGTGACTCCGGCCACTTGCGAGTACGGCTGCGGCAACTGGTGCAACAAAAACCTCCCCGActtcgacgatgccgacagCTGCACCAAGGCTCACAACAGCTGCAAGCTCCAGGTCAACGCTTGCCTGAAGGGCGCCGGATGGCCCGGCTCCGCTAGCTGCATGGAGTTCAAGGCATGGTGCAACGACGTCAACAGCTACTGCTCCAGCAGCTGCAAGGGCAAGGGATCCTGCTCTAAGAAGGACTGCTACAGTAAGAAGGTCCCCAAGGGTTACAAGCCTGGCACCACCTCGGTCTCTACCTTCGCCTGCCCCTCCAAGCCCACCTCGACCGCCTCCCCGGTCACCACCATtgtccctcctcctcctactgGTGTCTGCAAGCAGCCCAGCAGCTGGTGGTTCAACTACGGACCCGGCAACCCTGTCGGTGGCATTGAGATCCCCATCGTCACCTgcaacgacgtcgccgacgacttcAAGGCCGGCAATCAGTTCAAGCTCTACACCGAGTCTGACTCCCGCAAGTGCAAGTCCTTCGGCCGCAATAACGTCCCCAACGTCTGTCAGGAGGCTTGCAAGGAGCAGTACGACGAGTGCAACAACACCTACGCCCAGGGTTGCAAGACCTACAACAACCGTCGTggccgccgcgacgccgccgccgtctacGCCCGCGCTCCTGAGTTCGCCAAGCGCTGGTTCTTCGCCGACACCTTCAGTGTCGCCCTCAACAAGTGTAAAATCCAGTACACTGACTGCCTTATCGAGAACCGCAACTCGTACGCTGCCAACAAGTGCGGTTCCTTCGCCACCGGCTACTAA